In Candidatus Roseilinea sp., one DNA window encodes the following:
- a CDS encoding ABC transporter permease: protein MATQTMTPSLATGQHSNRRITRIAGLVILQIVMTVCLVTFLAPTFWMVSSSLKASTEVFQHPIVWIPESPQWSNYTKVFETLPFAKFAWNTFIVVALAVIGTVISTAIVAYGLARVEFPGRRIVFALMVATIMLPEIVTLIPRFIMFRTFRWIDTFAPLTVPFWFALTTLYVFLMYQFLRGIPKELDEAATIDGASRWQILWHVILPLCKPVIATIAVFALIQHYNEFLTPLIYLNRLDNWTLALGVRALNDSNLANWELVFAASTLMLIPVLTLFIIAQRYFVQGIALTGFGGR from the coding sequence ATGGCTACGCAAACCATGACGCCCTCGCTGGCGACCGGGCAGCATAGCAACCGGCGGATCACGCGCATCGCCGGTCTGGTCATCCTGCAAATCGTGATGACCGTGTGCCTGGTCACCTTCCTCGCGCCGACGTTCTGGATGGTGTCGTCATCGCTCAAAGCCTCGACCGAGGTCTTCCAGCACCCGATCGTGTGGATTCCAGAGTCGCCGCAGTGGAGCAACTACACCAAGGTGTTCGAGACGCTGCCCTTCGCAAAGTTCGCCTGGAACACGTTCATCGTCGTCGCGCTGGCCGTGATCGGCACGGTGATCTCGACGGCGATCGTTGCATATGGGCTGGCGCGCGTGGAGTTTCCCGGCCGGCGGATCGTCTTCGCGCTGATGGTAGCGACGATCATGTTGCCGGAGATCGTCACGCTCATCCCGCGCTTCATCATGTTCCGCACCTTCCGCTGGATTGACACTTTTGCGCCGCTCACCGTGCCGTTCTGGTTCGCGCTCACCACGCTCTACGTCTTTCTGATGTATCAGTTCCTGCGTGGCATCCCGAAGGAGCTGGACGAAGCGGCGACGATTGACGGCGCGAGCCGTTGGCAGATCCTGTGGCACGTGATCCTGCCGCTGTGCAAGCCGGTGATCGCCACCATCGCCGTGTTCGCGCTCATCCAGCACTACAACGAGTTCCTCACCCCGTTGATCTACCTGAATAGGCTGGACAACTGGACGCTGGCGCTCGGCGTGCGCGCGTTGAACGACTCCAACCTGGCCAACTGGGAATTGGTGTTCGCCGCCAGCACGCTGATGCTGATTCCGGTACTGACCTTGTTTATCATCGCCCAGCGCTACTTCGTGCAAGGCATCGCGCTGACGGGGTTCGGGGGCAGGTAA
- the tal gene encoding putative transaldolase, which produces MKFFLDSAIVDEIAYALDAWDIDGVTTNPRHVLASGKPMLQVIREIGKLIEGTDKTVSVEVNPHYKTADEFVREGRKLASIHPNFVIKLHCIEPAFKAIPILAKDGIRVNVTLVFNAVQALAAMRAGAYYVSPFIGWKEANAEETRSLIADIVEIRDNYGFGTEVLVAAVRNGRQIADAAVAGADIVTAAMAVYQDAFDHPYTRDGLAKFQEFWDKGKYE; this is translated from the coding sequence ATGAAGTTCTTTCTAGACAGCGCCATCGTAGATGAAATCGCCTACGCGCTCGACGCGTGGGATATTGACGGCGTAACGACCAACCCGCGCCACGTGTTGGCATCCGGCAAGCCGATGCTGCAGGTGATCCGCGAGATCGGCAAGCTGATCGAGGGCACGGACAAGACCGTATCGGTAGAGGTCAATCCGCACTACAAGACGGCGGACGAGTTCGTGCGCGAAGGCCGCAAGCTGGCGTCCATCCATCCCAACTTCGTGATCAAGCTGCACTGCATCGAGCCGGCCTTCAAAGCGATTCCTATCCTTGCCAAAGACGGCATCCGCGTGAACGTCACGTTGGTCTTCAACGCGGTACAGGCGCTGGCCGCCATGCGCGCCGGCGCGTACTACGTCTCGCCGTTCATCGGCTGGAAGGAAGCCAACGCCGAGGAGACGCGCAGCTTGATCGCCGACATCGTCGAGATCCGCGACAATTACGGCTTTGGCACCGAAGTGCTGGTCGCTGCCGTGCGCAACGGCCGGCAGATCGCCGACGCCGCCGTCGCTGGCGCAGACATTGTCACCGCGGCGATGGCCGTGTATCAAGATGCCTTCGACCATCCCTACACGCGCGATGGCCTGGCCAAGTTTCAAGAGTTTTGGGACAAGGGTAAGTACGAGTGA
- a CDS encoding aldehyde dehydrogenase, with the protein MTNPNIMSDPKKFLIGGQWRAGQKTFELRFPYTGELVAEIYTPSDDDLEAAVQAAQRGARIMRKMPAHERSAILRRLHAQMEARTEDLVNALVLEGGKTKKAARGEVARAKQTVFVASEEARRIPGEVINMDWTKDGENRIGIVRRFPLGIILCIAPFNYPLNLACHKVAPALAAGNAFILKPASATPLSALLLGEMLLEAGVPPEAVNVVTCSGAQAEKLVRDERIAMFSFTGSSEVGWHLKRVCGRKRSALELGGNAAAIVHEDANIGYAAKRIAFGGFTNAGQNCISVQRVLIHRPIYNEAVETLLDEINALKVGDPRLEETDVGPMITERAAMQAEAWVDEALTQGARKLLGNGRQGALLHPTVLSDVTREMKVSCQEVFAPVLTVSPYDTFEEAIELANSTDYGLQGGVFTRDMGRIMKAYDEIEVGGLQVNDVSTFRVDHMPYGGVKASGMGREGVKYAIEEMTEPKLMVINLNA; encoded by the coding sequence ATGACAAATCCAAACATCATGAGCGATCCAAAAAAGTTCCTCATCGGCGGCCAATGGCGCGCCGGCCAAAAGACGTTCGAACTGCGATTCCCCTACACCGGCGAGTTGGTCGCCGAGATCTACACGCCAAGCGACGACGACCTCGAAGCGGCCGTGCAAGCGGCACAGCGCGGCGCGCGGATCATGCGCAAGATGCCGGCGCACGAGCGCTCGGCCATCCTGCGCCGTCTGCACGCCCAGATGGAAGCGCGCACGGAAGACCTGGTGAATGCGCTGGTGCTGGAGGGCGGCAAGACGAAGAAAGCTGCGCGCGGCGAAGTGGCGCGCGCCAAGCAGACCGTCTTCGTCGCGTCCGAAGAAGCGCGGCGCATCCCCGGCGAGGTCATCAACATGGATTGGACGAAGGACGGCGAGAACCGCATCGGCATCGTGCGGCGCTTTCCACTCGGCATCATCTTGTGCATCGCGCCGTTCAACTATCCGCTCAACCTGGCTTGCCACAAGGTCGCGCCGGCCCTGGCAGCCGGCAACGCCTTTATCCTCAAGCCGGCCAGCGCCACGCCGCTCTCGGCGCTGTTGCTGGGTGAGATGCTGCTCGAAGCCGGCGTGCCGCCCGAGGCCGTCAACGTGGTGACGTGCAGCGGCGCGCAAGCCGAAAAGCTGGTGCGCGACGAGCGCATCGCCATGTTCTCCTTCACCGGCAGCAGCGAGGTCGGCTGGCACCTGAAGCGCGTGTGCGGGCGCAAGCGCAGCGCGCTGGAGCTGGGCGGCAACGCCGCGGCCATCGTGCACGAGGACGCCAACATCGGCTACGCTGCCAAGCGCATCGCCTTCGGCGGGTTCACCAACGCCGGCCAAAACTGTATCAGCGTGCAGCGCGTGCTCATCCATCGCCCGATCTACAACGAGGCGGTCGAGACGCTGCTCGATGAGATCAATGCGCTGAAGGTCGGCGACCCGCGATTGGAAGAAACGGACGTCGGCCCGATGATCACCGAACGCGCTGCGATGCAGGCCGAAGCCTGGGTGGATGAGGCGCTGACGCAAGGCGCGCGCAAGCTACTGGGCAACGGTCGCCAGGGCGCCCTGCTCCACCCCACCGTGCTGAGCGACGTGACCCGCGAGATGAAAGTGAGCTGCCAGGAGGTGTTCGCGCCGGTGCTCACGGTCAGCCCCTACGACACGTTCGAGGAAGCCATCGAGTTGGCCAACAGCACCGACTACGGCCTGCAAGGTGGTGTGTTCACGCGCGATATGGGGCGCATCATGAAAGCCTATGACGAGATCGAAGTGGGCGGCTTGCAGGTGAACGACGTATCCACCTTCCGCGTGGATCACATGCCCTACGGCGGCGTGAAGGCCAGCGGCATGGGCCGCGAGGGCGTCAAATATGCCATCGAGGAGATGACCGAGCCGAAGTTGATGGTGATCAATTTGAATGCATGA
- the thrC gene encoding threonine synthase: MHSYLSHLECSYCGATYSADEIHTTCPKCGKVLLARYDLQAARQHLTPQVIRRRPMNMWRWFEIMPVRDPANVVTLGEGCTPLLPAGRLGEQLGTDRLWIKDEGLNPTGSFKARGLSAAVSKAKELGIKAIAIPSAGNAASALAAYGARAGMTVYQFMPQDVPEMMRKEGYQYGARAYLVKGLINDAGKLVREGAKHKGWFDVSTLREPYRQEGKKTMGLELAEHFDWTLPDAIIYPTGGGTGIVGMWKAFDELEQLGWIGPKRPKMIVVQAEGCAPIVRAFEAGQRHAELFPDAHTIAPGIRVPVAIGDYLILDAVRQSGGTAITVSDEEIIRDMREMARLAGVFASPEGAATLSAYKTLRAGGFLSPADVTVLFSCGSAFKNAELIAPEPLPVLDPNRPDVLEAV; the protein is encoded by the coding sequence ATGCACTCCTATCTCTCCCATCTCGAGTGCTCGTATTGCGGCGCGACCTACTCCGCCGATGAGATCCATACCACCTGCCCAAAATGCGGCAAGGTGCTGCTGGCGCGCTACGACTTGCAGGCCGCGCGCCAACACTTGACGCCGCAGGTCATCCGCCGGCGACCGATGAACATGTGGCGCTGGTTCGAGATCATGCCGGTGCGCGACCCGGCCAACGTGGTCACGCTGGGGGAGGGTTGCACGCCGCTGCTGCCGGCAGGCCGGTTGGGTGAACAGCTCGGCACGGACCGGCTGTGGATCAAAGACGAAGGGCTCAACCCGACCGGCAGCTTCAAAGCGCGCGGCCTCTCGGCGGCGGTGTCCAAGGCGAAGGAGCTAGGGATCAAGGCGATCGCGATTCCCTCGGCGGGTAACGCGGCTTCGGCACTGGCGGCCTACGGCGCGCGCGCCGGCATGACCGTGTATCAGTTCATGCCACAAGACGTGCCGGAGATGATGCGCAAGGAGGGCTATCAGTACGGCGCGCGGGCCTATCTGGTGAAAGGGCTGATCAACGACGCCGGCAAGCTGGTGCGCGAGGGCGCCAAGCACAAGGGATGGTTCGACGTGTCCACGCTGCGCGAGCCGTACCGGCAAGAAGGCAAGAAGACGATGGGGCTGGAGCTGGCCGAGCACTTCGACTGGACGCTGCCCGACGCAATCATCTACCCGACCGGTGGCGGCACCGGCATCGTCGGCATGTGGAAGGCGTTCGACGAGTTGGAGCAGCTCGGTTGGATCGGCCCCAAGCGCCCGAAGATGATCGTCGTGCAGGCCGAAGGTTGTGCGCCGATCGTCCGCGCGTTCGAGGCTGGCCAGCGCCACGCCGAGCTATTCCCGGACGCGCACACGATCGCGCCGGGCATCCGCGTGCCGGTCGCCATTGGCGACTACCTGATCCTAGACGCGGTGAGACAGAGCGGCGGCACGGCGATCACGGTCAGCGACGAAGAGATCATCCGCGACATGCGCGAGATGGCGCGGCTGGCCGGCGTGTTCGCCTCGCCGGAGGGCGCGGCCACGCTCTCGGCTTACAAGACACTGCGCGCCGGCGGCTTTCTCTCGCCGGCCGATGTCACGGTGCTCTTCAGTTGTGGCAGCGCCTTCAAGAACGCCGAGTTGATCGCGCCGGAGCCGCTGCCGGTGCTCGACCCGAATCGGCCGGATGTGCTGGAGGCGGTGTAG
- a CDS encoding protein-tyrosine-phosphatase, which translates to MPKSNVLFLCTGNSARSQMAEAFLRHYASDLFNAYSAGLEPKGMNPFTVRVMNEIGISVEGQYSKSLREYLGRQLFAYLVTVCADAEARCPSVWPGVQHRLHWKFDDPAAFEGTEEERLAKFREVRDQIKAAIEAFVAQERAKHVAAAQR; encoded by the coding sequence ATGCCTAAGTCCAACGTGTTGTTCCTGTGCACCGGCAACTCGGCCCGCAGCCAGATGGCCGAGGCGTTCCTGCGCCACTACGCCAGCGATCTGTTCAACGCTTACAGCGCCGGTCTGGAACCGAAAGGCATGAACCCGTTTACCGTCCGGGTCATGAACGAGATCGGTATCAGCGTCGAGGGGCAATATTCCAAGAGCCTCCGCGAGTATCTCGGCAGGCAACTGTTCGCTTACCTCGTCACCGTGTGTGCCGACGCCGAAGCGCGCTGCCCGTCGGTGTGGCCGGGTGTGCAACACCGGCTGCATTGGAAGTTCGACGATCCCGCGGCTTTCGAGGGTACAGAAGAAGAAAGGCTGGCCAAGTTCCGTGAAGTGCGCGACCAGATCAAGGCTGCCATCGAAGCGTTCGTTGCACAGGAACGGGCAAAGCACGTCGCAGCAGCCCAGCGTTGA
- a CDS encoding protein-tyrosine-phosphatase: protein MLNVRMKPTMTDTPKKRVLILCTANSARSQMAEGILRWLGGDRYEVFSAGTKATSVNPFAIRVMDEIGVDIRSQYSKTYEQFIGQPFDAVITVCDDAAETCPFLPGHYRRIHWSFPDPAAVVGDEAKLQAFRKVRDGLIERFRTFVEMNQEVSHA from the coding sequence ATGTTGAATGTTCGCATGAAACCGACGATGACCGACACTCCAAAGAAACGTGTGCTCATTCTTTGCACGGCCAATTCGGCGCGCAGCCAGATGGCCGAGGGCATTCTGCGCTGGCTGGGCGGCGATCGCTATGAAGTCTTCAGCGCCGGCACCAAAGCGACCAGCGTCAATCCCTTTGCCATTCGCGTCATGGACGAGATCGGCGTGGACATCCGCAGCCAGTATTCGAAGACTTACGAGCAGTTCATCGGCCAGCCCTTCGACGCCGTCATCACCGTGTGTGACGACGCTGCCGAGACTTGTCCCTTTTTACCGGGTCATTACCGGCGCATTCACTGGAGTTTTCCCGATCCTGCTGCCGTGGTGGGTGATGAAGCCAAGCTTCAGGCCTTCCGAAAGGTGCGGGACGGGTTGATCGAGCGATTCAGAACATTTGTCGAAATGAACCAGGAGGTTTCTCATGCCTAA
- the phnM gene encoding alpha-D-ribose 1-methylphosphonate 5-triphosphate diphosphatase — protein sequence MWLSDLRIVLPDRVLERGSICVEGGRIAEVIEGPAPRSDWNLHGMTVLPGIIDMHGDMIEREIEPRPGVHLPFDMALIELDKRLAANGVTTAYAAISFAELWDKRELRREERAREIVTAIYYHRDALLTDMRVHARFEVTNRRAPPVLLELIAAGQVDLVSINDHTPGQGQYRDLEKYIQTIAEWRNVSADAVATMTQERIAQMRETPPAWDVVREITALSSRHRLPIASHDDDTRQKVAFMAEMGATISEFPVTLEAAEEAKRRGMHVVMGAPNALRGGSHSGNLSALEAISAGLVDMLAADYHPAALLQAAYTIARRGVLPLHTAAKLITQNVADALGLRERGVIAERHYADLAFVEEGPLRPRVRGAMRNGHFIYVDRVLAARSEHALH from the coding sequence ATGTGGTTGAGTGACTTGAGGATCGTGCTGCCCGATCGCGTGCTGGAGCGCGGCTCGATCTGCGTCGAGGGCGGGCGGATTGCCGAAGTGATCGAGGGACCGGCGCCGCGCAGTGATTGGAACCTGCATGGGATGACGGTGCTGCCGGGCATCATTGATATGCACGGCGACATGATCGAGCGCGAGATCGAGCCACGCCCCGGCGTGCATCTCCCGTTCGACATGGCACTGATCGAACTCGACAAGCGTTTGGCCGCCAACGGCGTGACTACGGCGTATGCCGCAATCTCGTTCGCCGAGTTGTGGGATAAGCGCGAACTGCGCCGTGAGGAGCGTGCGCGCGAGATCGTCACGGCGATCTACTACCATCGTGATGCCTTGTTGACCGATATGCGCGTGCATGCGCGCTTCGAGGTCACCAACCGGCGCGCGCCGCCGGTGCTGCTGGAGCTGATCGCTGCCGGCCAAGTGGACCTGGTCTCGATCAACGACCACACGCCGGGGCAGGGGCAATATCGCGACCTAGAGAAATACATCCAGACGATCGCCGAGTGGCGCAACGTCTCGGCCGATGCGGTTGCAACCATGACGCAAGAGCGCATCGCGCAGATGCGCGAGACGCCGCCGGCATGGGACGTAGTGCGTGAAATCACGGCGCTCTCTTCGCGGCACCGGTTGCCCATCGCTTCACACGACGACGACACGCGCCAGAAGGTGGCCTTCATGGCCGAGATGGGCGCGACGATCAGCGAGTTCCCGGTGACGCTGGAAGCCGCCGAGGAAGCCAAGCGGCGTGGCATGCATGTGGTGATGGGTGCGCCGAATGCGCTGCGGGGTGGGTCGCATTCCGGCAACCTCAGCGCATTGGAGGCTATCAGCGCTGGCTTGGTAGACATGTTGGCCGCGGACTATCATCCGGCAGCGCTGCTGCAAGCGGCCTATACCATCGCCCGGCGCGGCGTGCTGCCGCTGCACACCGCTGCCAAGCTCATCACCCAGAACGTGGCCGACGCGTTGGGGCTGCGCGAGCGTGGCGTCATCGCCGAGCGGCACTACGCCGACCTCGCCTTCGTCGAGGAGGGGCCGCTGCGCCCGCGCGTGCGCGGCGCGATGCGCAACGGCCACTTTATCTATGTGGACCGCGTCCTCGCGGCGCGAAGTGAGCATGCATTACATTGA